The Micromonospora violae DNA segment CGCCCGGGGAACACGAGCTCACCGGGCAGATAGCCGATCTGGCGGTGCAGTGCGGCCTTGTCCCTGCGCGGGTCGAGCCCCAGCACCGTCGCGCGTCCACGAGTGGGACGCAGGAAGTCCAACAGCAGCCGGGTCGTCGTGGTCTTCCCGGCACCGTTGGGGCCCAGGAAACCCATCACCTCCCCGGCACGAACCTCCAGGCTGAGCCCCTCGATGCCGCGGCGTTGACCGTAGAACTTGGTCAGGTCCTCGGTGAGCACGGCTATGTCGCTTGTCATGCCCACATCGTCGTGGGCAACCGGTCCGGCATCCAGGTCAGCATCCAGCCGACATCGCGCGGACGCCGTTGCCGGACATCGGAAGCCATGGCGGCCTCCGCGCCGTGACCGCCGGGAGTACGCTCCCATCAGGTGCGCCGGGAAGTCTGGTCGGCAGGTGATGTCCTGCTGCGACCCCCCGGAGGCTCCGATGGGCATTTCTGCCCTGCGCACCGAAAATCTGTCCAAGCGGTACGGGCGGCTACTCGCCCTCGATGACCTCACCCTCGACGTCGCGGCGGGCGAGGTGTTCGGGTTCCTCGGTCCCAACGGCGCCGGAAAGTCGACCACGATCCGGCTGCTGCTCGGGCTTGCCCGACCCACCTCCGGACGGGCGTGGATCTTCGACACCGACGCCGCCGACGTCGCCGCCGCCCACCGCAGGCTCGCTTACGTGCCGGCGGATGTGGCGCTGTGGCCACGGATGACCGGTGCCGAGGTGCTGGAACTGCTCGCCCGCATCGGTCCCGGTACGGACACGGCCTACCGCGGCGAGCTCATTCAACGGTTCGCCCTGGATGTGTCCAAACCGGCCGGTACCTACTCGACGGGCAACCGGCAGAAGGTCGCTCTGATCGCGGCGTTCGCCACCCGAGCGCCGCTGCTGGTGCTTGACGAACCAACCAGCGGCCTGGATCCGCTCATGGACCGACAGTTCCGGCAGGCCGTCGCCGAGGCCCGCGACAACGGACAGACGGTGTTCCTCAGCTCCCACCAACTCGCCGAGGTCGAGGCCATCTGCAACCGGGTCGGCATCCTGCGTGCCGGACAGCTGGTGGAGGTGGCGTCCGTCGAACAGCTGCGCCGGCTGCACCAGACCGAGGTGGCCGCGACGTTCACCGGCACGCCACCGGACCTCAGCGGCGTCCCCGGTGTCGACGGCCTGCGCCACGACGGCACCTCGACCGTGCGGTTCACCCTGAACGGCGCCCCTGCCGCGGCGTTACGTGCCCTGGCCGACGCTGATGTGGCGAGCATCGTCGTCCGTGAGCAGAGCCTGGAGGAGATCTTCCTCGCCTACTACGGGCAGGACGCCCGATGATGGCAACGTCGACGGCGGCAGCACGGCCGCACCGCGTGCTGAGGGCGCTCGCAGTGCGCCAGGTGCGCCGTGGGGCCCTGGTCGTGACCGTTGTATGCGCGGGAATGTCCGCGCTGGTCGTGGTCGGCTACCGCGCCGAGGCACTGGACCAGGCCGCCGTCGAGGCGCTGGCACAGAACCCGGCGATCCGTACCCTCTTCGGTGAGCCGGTCGCGCTCGACCAGGCTGGCGGGTTCACCGTCTGGCGTACGGGCACTGTCCTGGCGGTCCTGCTCGGTGTGTGGGCGATGCTGACCGCCACCCGGATCACCCGCGCGGAGGAGGACGCCGGCCGGTGGAGTCTGTTGCTGTCTGGCCGCATCACCCTCGCCGAGGCGGTCCGCCATCATCTCGGTGTCCTGGCCGTCGTTCCGGTTCTCGTCGGAGCGGCGACCGCGGCGGCGATGATCGCCGCGGGAGTGGAAGCCAAGGGTTCGTTGTTGCACGGAGCCGGCCTCGCCGCCGTGGGGCTCTTCTT contains these protein-coding regions:
- a CDS encoding ABC transporter ATP-binding protein, which translates into the protein MGISALRTENLSKRYGRLLALDDLTLDVAAGEVFGFLGPNGAGKSTTIRLLLGLARPTSGRAWIFDTDAADVAAAHRRLAYVPADVALWPRMTGAEVLELLARIGPGTDTAYRGELIQRFALDVSKPAGTYSTGNRQKVALIAAFATRAPLLVLDEPTSGLDPLMDRQFRQAVAEARDNGQTVFLSSHQLAEVEAICNRVGILRAGQLVEVASVEQLRRLHQTEVAATFTGTPPDLSGVPGVDGLRHDGTSTVRFTLNGAPAAALRALADADVASIVVREQSLEEIFLAYYGQDAR